ACCGTCTGAGACGTGAGAGGGTAGTTGTCGCGGCCATCTTCTCTCGGAGTCCGCGAACGAGCGGCAAGGAGATCGATCATGATTCGAAGGGATTTTCTGAAGACCGCGGCGGGGACTGCCGCCGCTCTCGGTTCGGGGTCCGCCTCCGCGGCTGCGGCCGAGACGGCGGCACCGACCTATCGAGCCGGCGTCATCGGCCTGGGCTGGACCGGCGTCCTCTACGATCTGGCCGGCCGAGGTGGGCTGCACCGGCAGGGAACCTATTGGGATCCCGCCTACGACATGGAGGGAAACCGCCCCACGCCCGGCGAGATCGACGTTCACCGGAAGTTCTACCACCACGATCACCCGGGGAACGAGGGTCTGCCCGTCTCCTACTCGGAAGCGCTTCACTCCCGTCCCGAAGTGGAACTGGTGGCGGGAGCGGAACGGGACCGGAGACGGCTGGCGATCTTCGGGGAGCGCTATGGAATCGAAGCCCTCTACACCGACGCCATCGAGATGTTCCGCCGCGAACGGCTGGACATCGTCGCGGTCTGCACCAACGTCAAGGGCCGTTCCTTTCTGACCTGCGCCGCGGTGGAGCACGGGGCCAAGGCGGTGATCACGGAGAAGCCCATGGTCTTGACCCTGGAGGAGGCGGACCGGATGGTCCAGGCTTGTGCCGACCGGGGGGTTCCGCTGGTGGCCGGGGCCATTACCACGGTCCATCCCTCTTTCGAGAAGGCGAAGCAGATGGTTCTGGACGGGACCATCGGAGAGGTGGTCTCCATTGAGGCCGGCTTCTACCTCTCCCAGCATCAGAACTGGACCTACTTCATCGACAGTCCGCCGGCCTGGGTGAGCGGCATCGGCGACGGCCCACGCCTGGAAAACGGCAGCGACGAATTTCGTGGTCAGGGGATGATGGTGACCCGGAAGGGTCAGGTGGTCCACTTTCGGCCCGGCGGTCCCATGATCCGGGTCAGTGGATCGAAGGGGGAGATCAGCTTCGACCGCAGGGGAAGAGGATGGAGAATCTGGCGGGACGTCAAATCTCTGTCCGGCCCGACGCGGCGAGTCGAAGTCCCCTGGCCCGATCCCAAGTTCGTGGGTTCCTATGGAGCCGTCAACTGCCTCGACGATGCCCTGAGGTGCCTGGCCGGAGACCTGGACGAACCCAAGAACTCGGGCCGGCGCGTGGCTCAGGCCATGGAGGTGGAGATCGCCCTCAAATTGTCCTCGGCTCGTGGCGGAGAGCGGGTGGAACTACCTCTGGCCGACCGGTCTCTGGGCCTG
Above is a window of Acidobacteriota bacterium DNA encoding:
- a CDS encoding Gfo/Idh/MocA family oxidoreductase; the protein is MIRRDFLKTAAGTAAALGSGSASAAAAETAAPTYRAGVIGLGWTGVLYDLAGRGGLHRQGTYWDPAYDMEGNRPTPGEIDVHRKFYHHDHPGNEGLPVSYSEALHSRPEVELVAGAERDRRRLAIFGERYGIEALYTDAIEMFRRERLDIVAVCTNVKGRSFLTCAAVEHGAKAVITEKPMVLTLEEADRMVQACADRGVPLVAGAITTVHPSFEKAKQMVLDGTIGEVVSIEAGFYLSQHQNWTYFIDSPPAWVSGIGDGPRLENGSDEFRGQGMMVTRKGQVVHFRPGGPMIRVSGSKGEISFDRRGRGWRIWRDVKSLSGPTRRVEVPWPDPKFVGSYGAVNCLDDALRCLAGDLDEPKNSGRRVAQAMEVEIALKLSSARGGERVELPLADRSLGLNYAWFR